AAATGCTGGTAGGCATATCCACGTTCCTGCTGGGTTTGAACGGTGAAACCTGCCCCTGTTGTGTTTGCCAGCCCGGAATCCATTCCTTTCGTATAAAATTCCGTGATGATGAAAGGTTTCTGAGCCCATTCTCCCCAATGCTTCATGGTCTTCTCACTCGGTGTCCATGCACCATAGTAGTTAATAGCAACGACATCACAATACCTGCCTGCCGCTTCCACAATCTGGCGGACAAACTTAGGTTTTCCATGTAGACGACTACCTAAATAAAGGTGATTGGGATCATACTTCCGAATCGCTTCCGATACCACTTTATAGTATCGTTCCGCTACTACCCCCGCAAACTCTTCCCGATGTTCGTCCGTAATTTGCTGCGAAGTAATACCTTGCTGTTTCAACCAGGATTCTGCATACAATCTTCCCGGATCATTGGGATTCTTCAAAGTCAGATACCCCTCCAGGTTCTTCGGGCCGAACGGCAGTTCATTGTCCGAAAAATAACCGATTATGTTTTTATCCGTTTTGTTTGCGACCAGTTTTTGTGCCATCTCATCGCAATAGGTTTCAAATTCCGGGTCAAAAACGAAAATACACTGATTAGGATATCCCGTATTGCCAGGCAACTGATAAGTTCCTCCACGTTTCTTCCCATATCCACTCATCAGGTTCAGAATGATTGAGCGGGTCAGTACCTCCTTGTGAGAGGCATTGTAAGAGGCAATAGCTTCCTCATTACTCCAAGAACCAGCCCCGGAAAAGCCCAACGAATGAATCATTTGTGCTGTTCCTTTCATCCATTTTTCCTCCGTACCGAATTTGTCCAGCATTGCTTGTTTATTGCGTTCGGAAGTACCTAAACGTACTCCAACCACCACTTTCTGCAAATGCCGATACCCATCGGGATCAATCATCCACCATCGATCCCCGATGTGTTCTACCCTGAAAAATCCTGTAGCCTGATGCCTAGGAGCATCCAAATCACTTCCATACTCATTCACATGTACTTTACCAGTAGGTTTGAACCCATCCAATTGAGCAATAGTACGAGTATCATACTCTTTCCAGGGAAGATCTTTCTGTCCTTTCACCCACGGACGGGCAGTGACCTTAAATGTACGTCCCTGGGCATAACCAAACTGGGATAACAGCAGCAA
The Bacteroides luhongzhouii DNA segment above includes these coding regions:
- a CDS encoding agarase; translated protein: MKNSIVILFLLLLSQFGYAQGRTFKVTARPWVKGQKDLPWKEYDTRTIAQLDGFKPTGKVHVNEYGSDLDAPRHQATGFFRVEHIGDRWWMIDPDGYRHLQKVVVGVRLGTSERNKQAMLDKFGTEEKWMKGTAQMIHSLGFSGAGSWSNEEAIASYNASHKEVLTRSIILNLMSGYGKKRGGTYQLPGNTGYPNQCIFVFDPEFETYCDEMAQKLVANKTDKNIIGYFSDNELPFGPKNLEGYLTLKNPNDPGRLYAESWLKQQGITSQQITDEHREEFAGVVAERYYKVVSEAIRKYDPNHLYLGSRLHGKPKFVRQIVEAAGRYCDVVAINYYGAWTPSEKTMKHWGEWAQKPFIITEFYTKGMDSGLANTTGAGFTVQTQQERGYAYQHFVLGLLESGNCVGWHWFRYQDNDPTAKGADPSNLDSNKGLVDNEYNLYKPLADAMKELNINAYRLADWFDQQSTNNK